One genomic region from Knoellia sp. p5-6-4 encodes:
- a CDS encoding MOSC N-terminal beta barrel domain-containing protein produces the protein MTGALVASIHIYPVKGEAGQELSVADVETEGLAGDRRKRAPVQLVAAEDVDEDTRANFIVTMTGEALQQAVGSTLRLGVVELEVDAVPGGCPGVYARVRTPGKVSVGDPVEVIG, from the coding sequence ATGACCGGAGCACTCGTCGCGTCGATCCACATCTACCCGGTCAAGGGCGAGGCCGGGCAGGAGCTCTCGGTGGCCGATGTCGAGACCGAGGGACTCGCCGGGGACCGGCGCAAGCGCGCGCCCGTGCAGCTCGTGGCGGCCGAGGACGTCGACGAGGACACCCGGGCGAACTTCATCGTGACCATGACGGGGGAGGCACTGCAGCAGGCGGTGGGCTCGACCCTGCGCCTCGGCGTCGTCGAGCTCGAGGTGGACGCCGTGCCGGGCGGGTGCCCGGGCGTCTACGCCCGCGTGCGGACACCGGGCAAGGTCAGCGTCGGCGACCCAGTCGAGGTAATCGGGTGA
- a CDS encoding DUF1540 domain-containing protein gives MTTLLDLPPVTECTAAGCSYNHDGCHAAAVTIGGERSHASCATFIPLDHKGGLARVESHVGACQREECVHNESLECTAPSIHVGGATGAECLTYATS, from the coding sequence ATGACGACACTGCTCGACCTGCCCCCGGTGACCGAGTGCACGGCGGCCGGCTGCTCCTACAACCACGACGGCTGCCACGCGGCGGCGGTGACCATCGGCGGTGAGCGCAGCCACGCCAGCTGCGCGACATTCATCCCGCTCGACCACAAGGGCGGCCTCGCCCGGGTGGAGTCGCACGTCGGGGCCTGCCAGCGCGAGGAGTGCGTCCACAACGAGTCGTTGGAGTGCACCGCCCCCTCGATCCACGTCGGTGGCGCGACGGGTGCGGAGTGCCTGACCTACGCGACGTCCTGA